A window of Lentibacillus sp. Marseille-P4043 contains these coding sequences:
- a CDS encoding aldehyde dehydrogenase family protein gives MITLETTLKPKVKQFLEGKKELYINGEFVPAISGKKFDVYNPATEEVLAQVSEAQAEDVDKAVKAARKAFEDGEWLKLSTAERSHLIYKLADLIEQNREELAQLEALDNGKLYSVALEDDIDGTAEHFRYYAGWATKVLGQTVPIFHDYLNYTRHEPVGVVGQIIPWNFPLSMASWKLGAALATGCTIVLKPAEQTPLSLLYAATLFKEAGFPDGVVNFVPGYGESAGAAIVDHHDIDKIAFTGSTTVGKEIMRKAADTVKHVTLELGGKSPNIILENADVEKAIEGAFEGIMYNHGQNCSAGSRVFVHRKHYDRVVEELAKRAEAVKLGNGLDPETDMGPLVSKEQYDRVLHYIEKGKEEGARLVAGGQKQFDKGYFVKPTVFADVEDDMTIAKEEIFGPVVTVFPFDTTEEVVRRANDSLYGLAAGVWTENIKTGHQVAHRLKAGTVWINDYNQENPAAAFGGYKQSGIGREMGTYALENYTEVKSVWVNLQ, from the coding sequence ATGATTACGTTAGAAACTACGTTAAAGCCAAAGGTAAAACAATTTTTAGAAGGAAAAAAGGAATTATATATTAACGGTGAATTTGTTCCGGCGATCAGTGGTAAAAAATTTGATGTGTATAATCCGGCTACAGAAGAAGTGCTTGCACAGGTGAGTGAAGCACAAGCGGAGGATGTTGATAAGGCGGTAAAAGCTGCACGAAAGGCATTTGAAGATGGGGAATGGCTTAAACTAAGTACAGCAGAGCGTTCTCACTTGATTTACAAACTTGCTGATTTAATTGAACAGAACAGAGAAGAGCTTGCACAATTAGAAGCTTTGGATAATGGAAAGCTGTATTCTGTAGCTTTGGAAGATGATATCGATGGAACTGCAGAACATTTCCGTTATTATGCGGGTTGGGCAACGAAAGTCCTTGGTCAGACCGTTCCTATTTTTCATGATTATTTAAATTATACAAGACATGAGCCAGTTGGTGTTGTCGGTCAGATTATTCCATGGAACTTTCCACTATCTATGGCTTCCTGGAAATTAGGTGCGGCGTTAGCTACTGGATGTACAATCGTTTTAAAGCCTGCAGAGCAAACCCCGCTTTCGTTACTGTACGCAGCAACGTTATTCAAGGAGGCTGGATTCCCAGATGGGGTGGTTAATTTCGTACCTGGTTATGGTGAATCTGCTGGTGCAGCCATTGTCGACCATCATGATATTGACAAAATTGCTTTCACAGGATCGACAACTGTTGGAAAAGAAATTATGCGCAAGGCAGCAGACACGGTCAAACATGTCACACTTGAGCTTGGTGGAAAATCTCCTAATATCATTTTAGAGAATGCTGATGTGGAAAAGGCAATTGAAGGCGCTTTTGAAGGGATTATGTACAATCACGGGCAAAACTGTAGTGCAGGGTCGCGTGTATTCGTTCACCGCAAGCATTATGATCGTGTGGTTGAAGAACTAGCAAAACGTGCAGAAGCAGTGAAGCTAGGTAATGGATTAGATCCAGAAACAGATATGGGACCACTCGTTTCCAAAGAACAGTATGACCGTGTATTGCATTATATTGAAAAAGGAAAAGAAGAAGGAGCTCGACTTGTTGCCGGTGGGCAAAAGCAATTTGACAAAGGTTATTTTGTCAAGCCGACCGTGTTTGCGGATGTTGAAGACGATATGACAATTGCAAAAGAAGAAATTTTTGGGCCAGTTGTGACCGTCTTTCCATTTGATACAACGGAAGAAGTCGTTAGACGAGCAAATGATAGTTTATATGGCTTAGCCGCAGGTGTATGGACGGAAAATATTAAGACTGGTCACCAAGTGGCACATCGCTTAAAAGCTGGAACTGTATGGATTAACGACTACAATCAAGAAAACCCTGCTGCGGCATTTGGCGGATACAAACAGTCAGGGATTGGACGGGAAATGGGAACATACGCATTGGAAAATTATACGGAAGTGAAAAGTGTTTGGGTTAATTTACAATAG